The genomic DNA ctttttcaaTACTAGTTTCAGAAAGTTCtcatagttttattattattatataaagtaaaataaattagcATAACTAATATAACAACCCGCGCATATACGCGGGATATTACCTAGTAAAATTAATAGgtacatttatataaaatagacTAGTATAGTATCCCTCCTAATCCAACGGTCCATTTATACATGTCCCCTTTGCACATGTCAAAGataaataatacaaacaagTATAAGTGTAGGTATTTATTAGTTgtgagagtttgagagagactattttattttctttctctcttttttttcttctttcttgcaaGTTAATCAGTTTAAATCagttttttccaaatttaggaTAGTTTTGGTTAAAAGATTTAGAATctatacaaagaaaacaaaaaaggttgttTAGACTAGTTCTAATGATATAATTACAATTCGATTGAACCGATATCTTTTAATCTATCAAATTTTGTATCTTCCATactcaaaaataattatatatatatataaataaatttgttttaaaaactctttatatttttaaaaatattttaacaaatatgaCTAAGGACATTACGATATTTGagtcaaataattattttagatataaaaataattaatacgtttggatatatataattatatattaaatatcttAGATATACTGCATTTCGATTTTCCGTTAAACTTTTGacacatttaaaaaaagaaaccataTAGATTTAATTTGTATGACTATctatcttcatatatatatatatatatatatatatcactggTTCGattcggtttttttttggtttcatgtaATTTAATTCGTGGCCTACAGGAAAAGAGATAGTACTATTACATTATTTTAcgtttatatgattatatccacacacacataaaatataaaacaatttgtgtttttgtttgtcctttttcttttttcccgcTAAGCATTAATGAGCCTCACTCCTTCTCAACTGTTATTTCACTTTAACGTacacatgagagagagagagagagaccagcaaaaaaaaaaaacacaagagaaagagagagagaaaagaaagaaagaaaaagttccCGCATTAATGGTGGCGTCACCTACCAGTGGTGAGAGAttaatgtgaagaagaagaagaagaagaagaagagatagagatagagagagaaaagaaaccaaaccaaaccaaaccaaaccaaatctacACTCACACTAACAatatctccttctctctctctctctcttttgtcttgCGCCGCGGAGAATGTGGAACTCGGCGGAGAACGCGTTCTCGCGTTCGACGTCGTTTAGAGACGAAatagaagacgaagaagagctcCGTTGGGCGGCGTTGCAGCGTCTGCCTACATACTCGCGTATCCGCCGAGGTATCTTCAGGGATATGATTGGTGAGTCTAAAGAGATCCAAATTGGTAACCTTGAAGCTAGCGAACAACGTCTACTCCTCGATCGCCTCGTCAATTCCGTCGAAAACGATCCTCAACTGTTCTTCGCTCGTGTTCGGAAGCGATTCGACGcgtaagcaaaacaaaaaactcttTCAACTTGTAATTAATTGTTGATGCATTTCTCTTTTCTGAGTagtaatttatgttttttttttttttggNNNNNNNNNNNNNNNNNNNNNNNNNNNNNNNNNNNNNNNNNNNNNNNNNNNNNNNNNNNNATATAGGTCACTTCAAAGAAAGACCAGCAGCAGTACTGGTCAGTCCCTTTCCGGCCTTATCGCTACGTACCTCCTGGAAAGTTTGCTGAAGCTTTTCGTTCATATTCAACTGGCAAGAAGTTGGCAAAGAAACTTGAGGTTCCATTTGATAAACGGTTCAATCATTCAGCCGCTTTATCGACATCTCAATACGGTGTTAAGAAGGGTGAACTTCTCAAGATCAACTTTTCCTGGCAGAAGCAACTGATGAAGCAAAAtgcatttatttatgtgttcaAGTTTGTTCAGGTTATTATTTTACTTGAGTccctttgtctttttttttttttttttttttttttttttttNNNNNNNNNNNNNNNNNNNNNNNNNNNNNNNNNNNNNNNNNNNNNNNNNNNNNNNNNNNNNNNNNNNNNNNNNNNNNNNNNNNNNNNNNNNNNNNNNNNNNNNNNNNNNNNNNNNNNNNNNNNNNNNNNNNNNNNNNNNNNNNNNNNNNNNNNNNNNNNNNNNNNNNNNNNNNNNNNNNNNNNNNNNNNNNNNNNNNNNNNNNNNNNNNNNNNNNNNNNNNNNNNNNNNNNNNNNNNNNNNNNNNNNNNNNNNNNNNNNNNNNNNNNNNNNNNNNNNNNNNNNNNNNNNNNNNNNNNNNNNNNNNNNNNNNNNNNNNNNNNNNNNNNNNNNNNNNNNNNNNNNNNNNNNNNNNNNNNNNNNNNNNNNNNNNNNNNNNNNNNNNNNNNNNNNNNNNNNNNNNNNNNNNNNNNNNNNNNNNNNNNNNNNNNNNNNNNNNNNNNNNNNNNNNNNNNNNNNNNNNNNNNNNNNNNNNNNNNNNNNNNNNNNNNNNNNNNNNNNNNNNNNNNNNNNNNNNNNNNNNNNNNNNNNNNNNNNNNNNNNNNNNNNNNNNNNNNNNNNNNNNNNNNNNNNNNNNNNNNNNNTGCCTTAATCACAATGACTGTCTTTTGCCGGACAACAATGCACCACAAGACTATTGATGATGGCAACATATATCTTGGGTCGCTTTACTTTTCCATGGTTATCATTCTCTTTAACGGATTCACCGAGGTTCCAATGCTAGTAGCCAAGCTTCCTGTTCTTTATAAGCACAGAGACTTACATTTTTACCCAAGCTGGGCTTATACATTACCTTCCTGGCTTTTGAGTATCCCTACTTCAATTATAGAATCAGCAACATGGGTGGCAGTAACATATTATACAATTGGATATGATCCTCTTTTCTCCaggtatatatattcttgtaaaAAGAAGTTGAAAAATTGGGAAAGGGTTTGGTTGCTTAATATAAGTAACAGTGAACTTGTCTAATCTTCCTTCAGGTTTCTTCAGCAGTTCTTGCTGTATTTCTCTCTGCATCAGATGTCCTTGGGTCTTTTCCGCGTTATGGGTTCTTTAGGCCGACATATGATAGTTGCCAATACGTTTGGGTCCTTTGCAATGCTGGTGGTCATGACGCTTGGAGGATTTATAATATCCAGAGGTCTTCTTGTCTTCATACTTTCTCTTAAACACTCTCTTTTTACCACATGAATACTCATTCATTCTCTTGTTTAATTTCCCAGATAGCATACCAAGCTGGTGGATTTGGGGTTACTGGGTTTCTCCTTTGATGTATGCTCAAAACGCAGCTTCCGTGAATGAGTTTCTTGGCCATAATTGGCAAAAGGTGACAATATTACAAACATAAAGTGCTTCTTTAGTTATACTTTTTGGTGTTTCTATTATCCATGCTCAAAGGTGTAAATATATTTGGTTTGCATATGGTCTGAAACACACCATAGAATGTGGAATATACTATTATTGTAGTTAATGGTTGTTTTTCCTGTTTAATTATGTAGAGTGCTGGGAATCATACCAGCGACTCTCTTGGTTTGGCATTGTTGAAAGAAAGAAGTTTGTTCTCTGGGAACTACTGGTATTGGATCGGTATCGGTGCCTTGCTTGGATACACAGTTGTATTCAATATACTATTTACGCTGTTCCTAGCACATCTCAACCGTAAGCTTTTCATATTTTCTGTATACCTAAAGCATCAACTATCTGCTTTTTTATAAACCATTAATTGTGCTAATTCTGTCCATATCCGTTCATAGCTTGGGGCAAGTTTCAAGCTGTTGTATCCAGAGAAGAGTTGgatgagagagaaaagaaaaggaaaggtgatgatgagtttgttgtGGAACTAAGAGAGTACTTGCAGCATTCAGGCTCAATACATGGTgaggaaacaaattaaaatctttcCTTTCTAATCTGTTTACTGAAACTGAAAGAAGCTAATGCTGTGGCTCAGGAAAATATTTCAAGAACCGAGGCATGGTTCTCCCGTTTCAACCACTATCATTGTCTTTCAGCAATATCAACTACTATGTGGATGTTCCCTTGGTATGTAATATATGTATCTACAGTGTTTAGGTACTGTATATTAGTTTTAAAGCATTTTATATTCTCTAGCTAGCAGTCTTAGCTCATGCAACAAAACTTTCAGGGACTAAAAGAACAAGGGATACTAGAAGACAGGTTGCAGCTACTTGTGAATATTACTGGAGCTTTTAGACCGAGTGTTCTTACAGCATTGGTGGGAGTAAGTGGTGCGGGTAAAACAACGCTCATGGATGTTTTAGCTGGAAGAAAAACCGGAGGAACTATAGAAGGCGATGTGTACATATCTGGTTTTCCCAAAAGGCAGGAAACGTTTGCAAGAATTTCAGGTTACTGTGAGCAGAACGATGTTCATTCTCCATGCCTAACTGTTGTTGAATCTCTACTTTTCTCGGCATGCCTTCGTTTACCAGCTGACATTGACTCAGAAACACAAAGGGTAAGATCATCATTCAATCATTCCTGCCTATGTTTTTTTATCCTCTTGGATTATGCTAACATGCATCTCTAAACTTCAAATTCATGGAGGCGTTTGTTCATGAGGTGATGGAGCTAGTGGAGCTGACCTCTTTGAGCGGGGCATTGGTCGGTCTCCCTGGAGTTGATGGCTTATCAACTGAACAGAGGAAAAGGCTAACAATTGCTGTTGAGCTAGTTGCGAACCCTTCTATAGTATTCATGGATGAGCCAACTTCAGGGTTGGATGCCAGAGCAGCTGCCATTGTGATGAGGACTGTAAGAAATATTGTTAACACAGGGCGAACCATCGTCTGCACGATTCATCAGCCTAGCATCGATATTTTTGAGTCATTTGACGAGGTTGGTTCTTCAAACAATAAAGTTGGATAATAAAATCAAACAGTCTGTCGAATTGTTGAACTTTGTCTCTGCAGCTTTTGTTCATGAAACGTGGTGGAGAGCTCATATATGCTGGTCCACTTGGTCAAAAATCATGTGAACTTGTCAAGTATTTTGAGGTAGCCTTTATTCTTGATACATGAACTAGAAATACATGTAAATTCAAGTCTCTTTACAATTACTCTTTGCTTCCTTAGTCAATTGAAGGAGTGCAAAAGATCAAACCTGGCCATAATCCGGCAGCGTGGATGCTTGACGTCACCTCTTCCACTGAAGAACACCGTCTTGGAGTTGATTTTGCTGAAATTTACAGGAATTCAAATCTGTGTCAGTATGTGACTTTTCCCCATGCATGTGGAATTCAAATATTAGCTTTTCCACAAGTTCTGTTTACCATATTCCCTGTCTCCTTTTCTACTGCAGACGCAACAAGGAGCTGATCGAAGTCCTCAGCAAGCCAAGTAATACTGCAAAAGAAGTCGAGTTTCCGACCAGATACTCTCAGTCACTCTATAGTCAGTTTGTTGCTTGTCTGTGGAAACAAAACCTCTCATACTGGCGAAACCCACAATACACTGCAGTTCGGTTCTTCTACACTGTGATTATCTCTTTGATGCTTGGAACCATATGTTGGAAATTTGGctcaaaaaggtaaaaataaacATGCAGCTTCCACTTCTGTAAAGTGGCACATTTCTATCGCctaaccaattaaaaaaatttcttcatgTATTAGGGACACCCAACAACAATTATTTAATGCAATGGGATCGATGTATGCGGCAGTTCTCTTCATTGGAATCACCAATGCAACCGCTGCACAGCCTGTTGTCTCCATAGAAAGATTTGTTTCATATCGCGAGAGAGCAGCAGGAATGTACTCGGCACTTCCCTTTGCATTTGCACAGGTCacacatatgtttgtttatctTCTCTTAATCACATCTCCgtttgagttttaaaaatctcaacaTGTTAAACTTTTTGCAGGTGTTTATAGAGTTTCCATACGTGCTAGCACAATCCACAATATACAGCAGTATATTCTATGCCATGGCCGCGTTTGAATGGTCAGCGGTGAAGTTCTTGTGGTACTTATTCTTCATGTACTTTTCGATAATGTACTTCACCTTCTACGGGATGATGACAACAGCAATCACCCCAAACCACAACGTTGCCTCAATCATAGCAGCACCTTTCTACATGCTCTGGAACCTATTCAGTGGCTTCATGATACCATATAAGGTACATTactatatatttcattatttatcttttgttttctatgatTTTGTATCTCATGTTTCGGACCACAGAGGATTCCACTGTGGTGGAGATGGTACTACTGGGCAAACCCGGTGGCGTGGACACTGTATGGACTATTGGTATCTCAGTATGGAGATGATGAGAGAAGGGTGAAACTCTCAGATGGTATCCATCAAGTGATGGTGAAACAACTGCTTGAGGATGTAATGGGATACAAACATGACTTCTTAGGAGTCTCTGCTATAATGGTGGTGGCCTTTTGCGTCTTCTTCTCCCTTGTCTTTGCTTTCGCCATTAAAGCCTTCAATTTCCAgagaagatgattgatgattacCAAAACTCTCCAACTCccacatatttatatatatatatatatacacacatatacaGATACCAACTATTGTTAATTTGTATATTGGGGGGCTTTTATACCCAAGAAGGCAGGGGAATGCGCCTATTCTTCCTCTGCCATTACATGTATGGATCAATAAAAGCCttgtgttgtgtttttagtTCCttgttattttttcataaatgtgtttgagttatatataatatagaacagtaatcaattttaaatatatggtAACTTTTAAGTGAGTTAAAAGGTCGAAAAAGATCCTAACATGTGTAACCTTTAGTGATTTGTAAGGTCGTAAATAGAGTTTCAAGAGCTATCTATAAATTATCTTTCTTGTAATAACTTAAGTTAGCGATAATCATAGTAAGTAcggtttaaaaacctttttgcctttttggtaAGAATGCaaacatttcatcaaaaaaaaaaagagaacggTTTAGATTTA from Camelina sativa cultivar DH55 chromosome 7, Cs, whole genome shotgun sequence includes the following:
- the LOC104703507 gene encoding ABC transporter G family member 32; its protein translation is MKQNAFIYVFKFVQVIIFALITMTVFCRTTMHHKTIDDGNIYLGSLYFSMVIILFNGFTEVPMLVAKLPVLYKHRDLHFYPSWAYTLPSWLLSIPTSIIESATWVAVTYYTIGYDPLFSRFLQQFLLYFSLHQMSLGLFRVMGSLGRHMIVANTFGSFAMLVVMTLGGFIISRDSIPSWWIWGYWVSPLMYAQNAASVNEFLGHNWQKSAGNHTSDSLGLALLKERSLFSGNYWYWIGIGALLGYTVVFNILFTLFLAHLNPWGKFQAVVSREELDEREKKRKGDDEFVVELREYLQHSGSIHGKYFKNRGMVLPFQPLSLSFSNINYYVDVPLGLKEQGILEDRLQLLVNITGAFRPSVLTALVGVSGAGKTTLMDVLAGRKTGGTIEGDVYISGFPKRQETFARISGYCEQNDVHSPCLTVVESLLFSACLRLPADIDSETQRAFVHEVMELVELTSLSGALVGLPGVDGLSTEQRKRLTIAVELVANPSIVFMDEPTSGLDARAAAIVMRTVRNIVNTGRTIVCTIHQPSIDIFESFDELLFMKRGGELIYAGPLGQKSCELVKYFESIEGVQKIKPGHNPAAWMLDVTSSTEEHRLGVDFAEIYRNSNLCQRNKELIEVLSKPSNTAKEVEFPTRYSQSLYSQFVACLWKQNLSYWRNPQYTAVRFFYTVIISLMLGTICWKFGSKRDTQQQLFNAMGSMYAAVLFIGITNATAAQPVVSIERFVSYRERAAGMYSALPFAFAQVFIEFPYVLAQSTIYSSIFYAMAAFEWSAVKFLWYLFFMYFSIMYFTFYGMMTTAITPNHNVASIIAAPFYMLWNLFSGFMIPYKRIPLWWRWYYWANPVAWTLYGLLVSQYGDDERRVKLSDGIHQVMVKQLLEDVMGYKHDFLGVSAIMVVAFCVFFSLVFAFAIKAFNFQRR